Within Topomyia yanbarensis strain Yona2022 chromosome 2, ASM3024719v1, whole genome shotgun sequence, the genomic segment GCCATTAAAATTATAAGAGGGTTCGATCCAATCACATTCATCTCGGTCTACGTTCCCCCAGATAGAATCGGGTTCGCTGAACTCCGGGACAAAACTTCACAGCTTTTTGGAGTAATAGAAAGTATACCAGGCGAAATATTTGTGGGAGGCGACTGGAACGCACATCATAAAAGCTGGGACCCGGTATCCACTCAGTGCCCAAAGGGAATCCATCTGAACAACCTGATCGAGAAGTCAAAATTCGTCCTACTCAACGACGGAAGCTCAACATGCCTTACGACGCACGGGCGAAACAGTTCGACGGTGGACATATCGATAGTTACACCAGGAATAGCTGTAAAAACAGATTGGTCAGTTTTAGAGCACGAATTTGGCAGCATACATCTATCTATAGTAGCAAAAATAGGAAGCGAAATCCCGATAGTACCCGgaaccaaaacaaaaataaacacaaaaagAGCGATAAACTTGCTAAACCAGATACGACCTCAGTTCATCTACGACCCACTTGAAATGCAGAACATCTTTGACGAGTGCATCGGTAAAGCAAAATACACAgtgagaaataaaaaaggaaattaCCTGAAAAAGTGGTGGACAGAAGAAATAAACGAAGCCTACCAAGAGAAAAGGAAAATCCTCAAAGAATACAATAGGGAAAAAACAATGTCGAAATACTTAATACTGCAAAAAGCGAGGGCAGTGGTTAAAAAGAAAATCCGCAAAGCAAAACGAGGATACTGCAAGCAACTCTCGGAAGCGATAGACGAGTCCACCCCGAGCCGCCAATTGTGGAACATCGTTAAAGGGATAGACACAGCGCTAACACAGCCAACAAATAAAAAGCGTGAACTAAGCCTCGAGGAAGGGAGGACATTCATGCAGCATTACTACCAGGGCAAAATGAGGTGGGTCCCAAAAATCAAGACAGAAACAAATCCGGACATGAACGGCTACGAAATGGCACACACCGACACGGAACTATTTAGGCAACTACGAAAAAGGAGTGACCACTCGGCTCCAGGCGAAGATGGCATGTCCTATGCAATCTTGAAGGGACTAAACTACGGACTGCAACAAAAAATATGCGAAATGATAAGCAGAGTCTTCGTCACAGAGGAAATCCCTGAAAAATGGAGGATAACGGACGTCAGACCAATCCAAAAACCACAGAAAGACCCAAATCATCCTGCCTCAAAAAGACCAATTTCCCTAATGAACGTAAATCTCAAGCTCATAAATGCGGGGATAAAGGACCGTCTAGCAGAAATCGCCGAAATTCAAGGTAGCATCCCAAAACTCTCCTTCGAATTCAGGAAGAACTGCTCCGCAATAACCTGTGTTAACTACCTAGTAAATAAAGTGAAGGAAGCGCAAGAGGAGGGAAAAATAGGAATGGCCATCTTTCTCGACATGTCCCAAGCTTTTGATTCAGTCGAGCTCCAAACACTGTTAACTACCTTGAAATCCCTAAAAATTCCGAACAAGATCCTGTCCTGACTCCACACATACCTGCATCGCAGAGTCATGAAACTAAGCACAGACGAAGGCAGTGTCGAAATAGAGATTAGTGAAGGACTACCACAAGGCTGCCCGCTCTCACCGATCCTGTTCAATCTCTACACCACATCCCTGCACGACATTATGGAGGAGGACTGTGAACTAATCCAGTTTGCAGACGATTTCGCGATACTGGTGGTAGGTGAGTCTATGGACAACATAGAGGCTAAAGCAAATCGAATGCTTGCGAAACTAAACGAAGGACTAACCAAACTGAACCTAAAAACTAACGCAAGCAAAAGTGCGGGAATCGTCTTCTCGAAAAGGAACACTGAAGGACTAAGAGTTCGTTTAGGACGAGAAACAATCCAAATCAATAACACCCACAAGTATTTGGGATTCATACTCGATAGGCTTCTTGCCTATAGAAAGCATATCGAGTACGTACGCGAAAagggagcagaaaaattaaaaattatgaaaatgctAGGAAATAGAAACAGCAACGCCAGCCCAGAAACCCTTATCAAAATCGAAAATGCAATCGTAAGAAGCAAAATCGAGTATGGGGCGCAAATCTACGGTAGCGCGGCAAAATCCAACATCGAGAAACTTCAAACAATCCAGAACGCTGCCCTGAGAACGGCAATGCGCTACCTAAAAACCACACCCATAAACGTCATCCACGCGGAAACAGGACAGCTGCCAGTCAAAGAGAGAACTGAATGGCTAACCATAAAAGACATCGCAAAAAGCACCTATCACACCAACCAGATCCAGCCGTTCATCGAAAAGGCGATCAACCTAGAAAAAGGAAATGGATCCTTCCTGACGAGCACCGCTATCAAACATAACGACATCGTATCGCAGATCCACCCAAAGGATGGGACGATATCCTGGCACAACAGAAGAACCTATCTCGGACTAGACACGGTAAATACTATCAAGCCGAACTTATTCGAAGGACAGAAAGCAAAGCAGGAGCTCAACCCCAAAGTTTGGCAACAACACTTCCTATCGGTAAGAAATAAGTACAAGAACTTCAATTTCCTATATACGGATGCATCCAAAACGGCATCTGGAACTGCCATGGCGGTGTTCGATGAAACGGACAACACGGTGATACGGAAGAAAATAAATGGAAACTACTCTACCACCAATGCAGAACTTCTGGCTATCTCCAAAGCTGTAGACGTGATATCGGAAAAGAACTACAAAAAAGCAGTTATCTTCACTGACTCGCAGGGATCATGCAAGATGCTACTGAACAACAACATAGTACAAGAAAACTTCATAGCATGGCAGATAATTAAAAGTCTGAAATTGACGATAAACAAACGAATCCTTATCCAATGGATCCCGAGCCACCAAGGGATACCAGGGAATGAGAGAGCAGACAAAGAAGCAGTAATCACCACCAGTGAACCCCAAAATGATTTCACTGCCCTTCCTCTCGCTGATGTCTACACTTTGGCGAAAAACGAAATCAAGGAAAGCTGGACAAGAACATACCAAAAACTTTCCGaagaaaaaggaaaatggcATTTCGAATTCATGAACGAACCCGGAAACAAAATTTGGAGCCACACGCTAGCCCTATCTTCGgaagaaaaaatcatcctaaatcGGATCAGAACTGGACACACCCTCACCAAAGAGCGTCTGTACCGTTGGGGATGGGAAAGCGACGAACTCTGTGATATTTGCGAAGAAACAGAAGATCTACAGCACATCCTATACTTCTGCACAAAGTACAACAACCAAAGAGTGAATTATCCAATCCTAGAGTATTGCAAACCACTGAGAGATATATTAAAAGAAAACATTGAAAGCGATTTGAAGGAAATAGTCCACTACCTGAAGAATATTAACATACATCTCTAACATGAACAACCAACGCAACATATACCAACCACCCAAACACACTATCACCGATGCATACCCAGACTACAAACGGCGAGATGGACCGTGAACGGTCTTAGCCGTCAAGCTCACTTGAcacagcaaagaaaaaaaaaagaaaatattctgTTTTGTTTGCTGCAAGAATCAAACGCGAACTCGGACAAGGGAAGCTTTTGCTGGATTTtggcaaaatttgttttttgaaacattttggTATAAACCAACGTTGTATAAACAGTGTATAAAACGTGAAGTGATAGTTCCAATTatgagtcaaaaaaaaaaatgtttatgtttatgttgaaGAGCTAGGAAATAACGCCAGCAAGCAAGATATTGAGGATGACTTTTTTTATTACGGCCCGCTAAGAAACGTTGGGTTGCTCGCTATCCATCCGGGTTTGAATTTGTAAAATTGAAAGATGCCCAGGACGCAGATGATTCGATGCGTGGTCTTGACGGAAGAACAATCTGCGGTCGTCATGCTCGTGTCGAACTGTTTACCAGCAAGGGCGTGGCAAAGGAGGTCGTGGTAACTTCCATCCGGACGACAGATTTAACGAGTGTGTATGACGAGGTCATACAAAGCTAGAAGTAGCTGCCAAAATGGCAAAGTTTTGTCCAGAAATCAAACTTCCTTACGCCGTTCGCGGTGAGGAGAccgtcaaaggggcgaagctGACTAATCATATCATCGGAACACCCGGCAAGCTAATGGACTGGGGTATAAAGTTCAGGACGTACGACCTAGTTTtcccttttgacattaaaaatgtcttactccactatctggggctaggtgtcattctaaaatctaaactatctcccatgtaacgaaactatgtaaggtttgcacgcttataactccgatattactagatggattttaatcattcatacaccaaccgattcagaaacacctaacttaaatattggtaataatttaatatctccccaataaaagtagacttttggaaattggtaaaattaaaaagttcacgaaaaacgggaaaattaccattcgtgaggcagatttctcagacacagccgtcaaaagagggcagcttagtgactcaatgaaagacgaaaagtcataaatagaagcgacgcatgtccgtttaaatcagttgttgctcttgtctcatacgaacaacatcgtctccgggcgatgcaataagcgctatcgcttttcggcaacgttggcatttgcacacactcgcacctatgtgactaaaccatatacggttagtttataaatagaggtgacgcgtacccgtttgaatcagtttttgttcttatatcgaacgggtaagatcatggctccagcgtgtgggcactacaataagcggtagacgctatgcattttcggcagcggtggccgtgtgcggatttttcgggtaccagcacggtgtcacagaatgatttgcaaagtgggtgggcggggtggtttggatttaattcaatacggtgtgtgctgcttaagagtgttgcgtttgaataaaatatatttatttttatgcatgcgtgtgcgttgtaacttgttaatccatgtttacggcgcattgtagctgcctagggtaaagagcctattggttttcatatgtttcatattttgacgtaggacttacgtctttctttactatactgggtgtcatttcaaaattttcaaaacggatgcgttacgtacactttgaactctaataacttttctcctactcaaggaattactaattttgtttcataaatcgaaaggaaaacgttcaacgcttgctattgataccttgtttgctatgtaaaacttgtttaaaaagttcaaaaactacttttaatgcgaatcaacattaatgctaaaacctataaatatgggtgtcacagttttttaggatgaaaacataatggagaaagaattgaattagaaagttccatttaataacttccATTGAgtgtgcgcctgtcaagtctgctgtactttagcagtgacacataaaccaatgtttatcgaattaatctacaaacccgtaggtttttgcaaatctttctagaacattagtgaatgtggaaaccctgctactaagcgaatgccacgccaaaaagaatgatgaaaatattttcatttgtcgcacaaagggatggactaccatctgcactaagaagtttataaaagagatcgcattccgatatacaatgctcattcgatgtgagctgcgaaaggggaatgttcgtgtatgtacgcatctggtgtatgtaatcgtctggtatcaccaaaaatagttatctgcaaaccgttcttattaggatgaaaatataatggagaaagaatttatttagaaagctccttttaataacttggattgagtttgcgcctgtcaagtctgctgtactttatcaatgacacatataaaccaatgtttatcgaattaatctacaatgcaaatctttctagaacattagtgaatgtggcaaccctgctactaagcgaatgccacgccaaaacgaatgatgaaaatattttcatttgtcgcacaaagggatggactaccatctgcactaagaagtttataaaagagatcgcattccgacatacaatgctcattcgatgtgagctgcgaaaggggaatgttcgtgtatgtacgcagcagaagcaaattcgggcaaggttcgaatcgttagcaaggattctcgtctggtatcaccaaacatagttatctacaaaccgttctttttaggatgaaaacataatggagaaagaattgaattagaaagttccatttaataagtttgcgcctgtcaattcttgtgtacatttaccagtgattcatacaAGCAAacgtttatcaaattaatctacaaacccgaaggtttttgcaagtcctagaaaatcagtgaatgtggcaatctcattcgacatgaaatttccagtaaacattcattcaaaaagtgcattggctcaaattatccatgaatgtcatatgatatgcccaagtttagtcctacgtcaacaccgcgcttacgtcccggacattacccactcctagttttttatcagtaaggcatctgacaacgtgcttctgtagttattgcactgttcagcagcgtagtattttatatacactgaaaaaaatccaaacgttaattctatttgcttcaaaccgcttaaaattcatatgaagaagaaatgctattgttatctcgcgcacacataccttctatgtgtcaactgtataaactatgtatgcacacacataagttatatgtgcatattgttatagaatggggttttatgtacctaatagttatgaaatgtgcatgtaagattaatatttcttataaatacacacattgggtttatgtaccagcaaatagtgtctatatgcctccgttaattgcaaaaatctatgtgtaaaatcaataggcataacgtttacttttttttgagtgtaggggagtacactcaggttttattacgcggtattttttacgcgaattttgaaatttccgcgattttcatttacgcgttttttttttaaatttaggcggttttcatttgcacggcctgtatcccctgcgtaaaaaaaacctgagtgtaattgcatcagaaacaatcacattcccagcagaactttttgttttctaatttcaaacacttttgtttcgtactgtacacaacggaaaatttcaaaacagaacttaccgtcccagcagcagtttaggcgggtgttctttactggacttaaaattgttttcccagtttatccagtcagagtatctgtcctgccctatgtagttaaaacacagttctaattgcgttttaaagtatacaacaaattgaacggttaggtatactaatttaaattttaaaatatatctgtttgaaattatgcaacaaaccgctgtactgaagatataattatgtcagtcctattaccacataaaacacctatataacataaaacgctgcagaattggtttaataatacaatgtttacactacagagttataacacgttttaataattagcaacaagagaaaatgtcaccaagatagcataaaacccgttttaactggtagtgcgaacgttgcataacaatgtaatttatcaaataatttcttttttttcaccactaatcgatcaagaaatacttaaccttaagattgtttacttaagttcattaatacattattgaaaatttaaatggaaaatgaaatttcatatttcatgaagaatctgtatatttccgttgctgggcgtgggcttcctcgtcacggttctaaatatggatcttttcttttaaatatattttctggacagaccagcctatttttactagatggattagccaaataatgccaatcacctagtgagatacttgattaattaatagatcaccgttaaaagaccttcaataaattatgttttaatggggagggtatatagcaaattgtaacataaaaaacaggcgagtgagcaagaacttgagtcgatatgtgtgatagataaaatacatttgcacgctcttgaaaaaagctacatttttaatgtcaccgtggtcgtgtcctgtacacaaccctttaattttttgtacTGGACGAGGCGGGTGTTATGGTCGGTGTTCTTCTTGGCCACGTACGAGCGCGAGGTGATGGAGTTTGCCGAGTACATCGTACCCAATCCGATTCGGCAGGCGCGGGAGCAAGAATCACTCGATAACATCAAACAGTACTACGTCAAGTTCCGCAACCAGGACGAGAAATTGTGTGATTACCGTCGGACAAGCGATCATTTTCTGTCATATGATGTATAGGACAGTTGTAAACTCCAAGTAAACTTATTTTCAGAACTGTTAATCGATCGAAACAGGTACGCAAAACGGCCGGTTGGTTGACCGGCAGGATGGTCACTCGGTAGCGGTACTGTCCGGTGATCTAACGGTTGGACGCTCTGGATCGATTCCGAACCGGACTAGAGCAGGTACAGATTATAACGAACGTTTTGTCCATGGGTAAGTTCCACCACTTGATTCTGGCTACAGCACCAGGTTACGGAGAGATTCTTTCGTCTTAGGTATCGACGTCGAACAGGTGACCATTGTCAACTTCGACCTGCCGATGGACCAGCAAGGACGAGCCGATTGCGAAACGTATCTACATCGAATTAGACGCACCGGTAGATTCGGTAAGATGACTCATTCTTGTGATCCTATAGATTGTATTTCTTCCCACTTCTTTAACAGAACGGAATCACCATCAACCTAGTGGACAGTGATCGAAACatgatgatttgcagatcaatcaaaaaacatttccggaaaaagattcagttgctagacgcggagaactcggacgAAATAGAAAATTGCTAGACACCACTGAATGTGAACGGTCGTGTGGCGCGAATCCACCCCACTTCATCTGGCTGCCGTTTACAATTCTTTGATTCCTTTAGTATCTCGAAGTAACCAAACTGAACGGGAATTGTAGGAAAAAATTACATGTGAGTAGAAGTTTAAGCTATAAAATATGGTAATATTTTGAATTCCAAACGCAAATTTTCAGATAACACAGTTAAACCCATTCCTCAACCGGTTCgtatttctgaatggagtcagtatggtttccaattcaaatgcaacaatcgatTCCGACCggattcggaatcggttgttgcatttgcgcTGGAATCCGCCTTCAGACAATCGATCTAGAGTGCTAACTCTTGGAAGCAGCCAAAGCCGGTGATCTAGATACGGTTCGACGGATTGAGCTCTCAAATCCGGTGAAACGTAAATTGTGATCTGGATGGACGACATTCGACTCCATTCAATCTGGCTGCTGGCTATAATCGGAactgctggcaattagggggctatttcaaatgcaacactaTCCGTAAGACATTCTGTAGCATTTGAAGCAATTTATACTGGTTGCTAAAATACCTAGAAAAAACCACAGCAACGCGCAGTTTCTCACAATGCGATTATTTTACAATAGTGTcggtgttgtttgtttgttgatGCACAATAATAGTCATTAAATAGAAAGATTATTGAGTTATGTATAACTGGTTTTACTTATCCGAAAAGCTTTAAAATAATAAGTTCATACAGCGAATCGTTGAAGTTTAAATTTCTCTGAAATTCATTGGTGACTGACACCGGGTTATTTTTCGGCTGCTATATGTGCGATTTGTTTAGTTGTTTTCAGTTAGGAAGCAAAGCAATATGTGGGGGCAGGAAAATCCTGGTTCTGACTATCAACCGCAATATATGCACATATGAGCGTACACGGAGAAAAAATAACTAAATTCAAAGGTAAATTAGTGcagaaaacttcaaattgctgtAAATTCTAGTTTATTCTAGGGctaatattataaaaaaaaacagttgaaacaAATTTCAAAACGTATCATGTTCCGATTAAATAAAAATCTAGCAGATGACTTATCATTCGAGTTATTCGAAATGGTGCTTTGCTGTTAAAAATACATGCAGAAAACATAATCAATTAtgtgaaaacagaaaaaatcgTCGAGGACTGCCTTCATTtcagtttgatttttttagtaATTTAGGTAAATTATGAATTGGGCAATAGATGTTGGTACTGTTCTTTGCCGTGTTTGAGCGTCGTCCGGTTTTCagcatgttcagttttttgtACGTCTGTATCCGCTGGCCTTGAAGGACCAACGTAATATTAACAGTGACATCCTGGGCCCTAGCTGGTGATGATCGTATCGTATGATCGATGCCCCACTACGAGGTCTACGGTCTTGAAATCGCAGAATTTGCATTTGATTGGATTCCTCTGGATTGCTTGACGTCCAGTTACTGCGCCGTGCTACTGACAATGTACCCCCGTTGTTTGTAATCTGAGTCCAGATTTGTTGGGAATTGTTGGGAGTTTTTGAGTCAATTCAACTGACTCGAAATCCATTCCGCTGTTAGTGTTTATCAGTGTACCAGATATGTCGGACTATCTGCATACATCCACCATTTCTTGCCGAAATATTCACCGTTTTTACACGTTTTACTGAACATTAAATAAATTCCTCTGTAGAACTTTGGGTTTGTTTTGTTGTTGCTTTAGTTTTCCCTTCGTAGCCACGGTAACTATTTGAAATAAGTAACAGATTCCAAAGTGTTgctagtttcatgcattttctcatgaagtttctaatttgacagtaccagttacctgagtcactataaggggtagtcagatttgcgatacagttttggaatgccagtgtctagtcgtgccgttggttaaactcattccggaaccggttcggattttttaatggagtcattatggattccaaatcaaatgctacaaccgattccgactcagaatcggttgttgcatttgatttagaatccatactgactccattcaggattccgaatcaaattccgaatggtttgaccgggttgcTGCGACGAAAAACAACTGTCGCGTCTCCTTTGGAAAAGCACGGACAATAAAGTAGATTTCTGGTTGCGTGtattgtgccttgcaggataatcgctcgatatgcgattatatgaaagctcaattgagataggcgcgtgacagccgcctatataaatgtataggcagctttttccttgaagctttcgaaaagcacacagctggcagaaaaataaagctccactgaaatctgcttgcggagcaactgcggctatatttgatgcgcctttcagacgcccgcaatgtgagattttattataagcgcgacaataaATAGTTTGAAGCAAAATCGCCGTGGCTACCAGCTCTGGAATGAGTTTTGAActgtaaacaaaaaataaacattttttgtttgaattgttATTACTCATTGTTTTGTTCGGAAATTTTATTGGTTTCATAGTATAATTTAATATAAACTAAAACTTTAAAGAGTAACAACGTTTCACCTCAATATTCCTTTTAAAATGTCGGACAAAATGCGTTTTATACGTACGCCTCGGATGCACATAATAGGTGCGCGTGTTCGCTGCATTTCCGATTCGAGATTCGTTCCTTCTCACGAGCCAGCTGTGGAGGGAGACCTTCGACGGCTGGAGAGATTTCTTGACGACAAACCAAAATGTTTGGTTTTAACCGGTGCAGGAATATCGACAGAATCCGGTGGGTATAGCTTGGCATTAAGGGCTCAGTGCACTGATTCCA encodes:
- the LOC131680553 gene encoding uncharacterized protein LOC131680553; the protein is MKLSTDEGSVEIEISEGLPQGCPLSPILFNLYTTSLHDIMEEDCELIQFADDFAILVVGESMDNIEAKANRMLAKLNEGLTKLNLKTNASKSAGIVFSKRNTEGLRVRLGRETIQINNTHKYLGFILDRLLAYRKHIEYVREKGAEKLKIMKMLGNRNSNASPETLIKIENAIVRSKIEYGAQIYGSAAKSNIEKLQTIQNAALRTAMRYLKTTPINVIHAETGQLPVKERTEWLTIKDIAKSTYHTNQIQPFIEKAINLEKGNGSFLTSTAIKHNDIVSQIHPKDGTISWHNRRTYLGLDTVNTIKPNLFEGQKAKQELNPKVWQQHFLSVRNKYKNFNFLYTDASKTASGTAMAVFDETDNTVIRKKINGNYSTTNAELLAISKAVDVISEKNYKKAVIFTDSQGSCKMLLNNNIVQENFIAWQIIKSLKLTINKRILIQWIPSHQGIPGNERADKEAVITTSEPQNDFTALPLADVYTLAKNEIKESWTRTYQKLSEEKGKWHFEFMNEPGNKIWSHTLALSSEEKIILNRIRTGHTLTKERLYRWGWESDELCDICEETEDLQHILYFCTKYNNQRVNYPILEYCKPLRDILKENIESDLKEIVHYLKNINIHL